Proteins co-encoded in one Yamadazyma tenuis chromosome 1, complete sequence genomic window:
- the ERG3 gene encoding c-5 sterol desaturase (COG:I; EggNog:ENOG503NVB3), which produces MDLLLEACDYYLFDRAYAVLLPSPGNSTTLATTPLYTDLNVKVPTALNYVYQKLLTLKSTDVYGEPSILPASPYTYASILSRSNIVRQFISIFLVTCLFGWIAYFSVAGFAYLTVFDKRVFNHPRYLKNQMSMEIHQALTSIPQMVLLTVPFFLIELHGYSRLNGTLYDIFDNKTKLLLQTLTFLMFTDCGIYFIHRWLHIPSVYKKLHKPHHKWIVCTPFASHAFHPVDGWAQSLPYHFYPLFFPLHKVLYLFLFGFVNFWTVMIHDGQYLSNDPVVNGTACHTIHHLYFNYNYGQFTTLWDRLCRSYRRPDDSLFTRGILSSDKRETEKIRRRLEGKDDRTYTK; this is translated from the coding sequence atggatcttcttcttgaagcGTGTGACTACTACTTGTTTGACCGTGCATATGCCGTGTTGTTGCCCAGCCCTGGAAACTCCACAACCTTGGCCACTACGCCCTTGTACACCGACCTTAACGTTAAAGTTCCCACTGCCCTCAACTACGTCTACCAGAAATTACTCACTTTAAAAAGTACAGATGTGTACGGAGAACCCTCGATCTTGCCTGCATCACCCTACACGTATGCCTCGATTTTATCCCGTTCCAATATAGTAAGACAATTCATAAGCATTTTCCTTGTTACATGTCTTTTTGGGTGGATTGCCTACTTTTCAGTGGCTGGATTCGCTTATCTCACCGTTTTTGACAAACGGGTGTTCAACCATCCTcggtacttgaagaaccaaatGTCTATGGAAATCCACCAGGCCCTCACGTCCATCCCCCAGATGGTATTGTTGACAGTGCCATTTTTCTTAATCGAGTTGCACGGGTACTCTCGTTTAAATGGAACCTTATACGACATTTTCGACAACAAGACGAAGTTATTGTTACAAACATTAACTTTCTTAATGTTCACTGACTGTGGAATCTACTTCATCCATAGATGGTTACATATTCCTTCGGTTTACAAGAAGTTACATAAACCCCATCACAAGTGGATTGTATGTACTCCATTTGCTAGTCATGCATTCCACCCAGTTGATGGTTGGGCTCAGTCCTTGCCCTATCACTTTTATCCCTTGTTTTTCCCATTACACAAGGTGTTGTACTTATTCTTGTTCGGTTTTGTCAACTTCTGGACGGTGATGATCCACGATGGGCAATACTTGCTGAACGACCCGGTGGTAAACGGGACTGCATGTCACACCATCCACCACTTGTACTTCAACTATAACTATGGACAATTCACCACTTTGTGGGACCGGTTGTGCCGGTCCTACAGACGGCCAGATGACTCGTTGTTTACCAGAGGAATCTTGTCATCAGATAAGAGGGAGACCGAGAAGATACGGAGACGGTTGGAAGGTAAAGACGACCGGACCTACACCAAGTAG
- a CDS encoding uncharacterized protein (EggNog:ENOG503NXDQ), whose translation MNYEDVLNENHSLDIPQSVFDTEIQRVVDELTSKPGFDSSLKFDPKRHLDYRGVAKKYGFADLGITNTHVKPINEIAATDPFSLFTIEAVDMMKYEIFSNEALLKKHGRLVSPGHSTGASNLDFNISGFIDDTIFCKAAWNSPELRGIINEIMNDKLTIPHQFSLSHVNVSLADSSKPQLDPDVDYKALKSVNDKMAAGVNWHYDSPPLVCVVMLSAPEEMIGGETGIRLGDESILRIPNTTVGCATMLQGRVIKHIATKPVNNFDRITYVTSFIPEDPNRYDSTCATTERPAVATSFTNDRFYPLYLGYRFDRVEKRLSQYRQMLLQNYEKGAKFDQGKALEFMRDIEQYLRTGYQDFEVLGDKEFPPPLFKKTYSEL comes from the coding sequence AAAGGGTAGTGGACGAACTCACGTCCAAGCCTGGGTTCGACTCTTCCCTTAAATTTGATCCCAAACGGCACTTGGACTACCGAGGGGTTGCCAAAAAGTACGGATTTGCCGACCTTGGTATCACCAACACACATGTTAAGCCAATCAACGAAATTGCAGCTACTGACCCGTTCAGTCTATTTACTATCGAAGCTGTTGACATGATGAAATATGAGATTTTCAGCAACGAGGCGCTCCTTAAGAAACACGGAAGGCTTGTTCTGCCCGGCCATTCTACCGGTGcttccaacttggacttcaacATCAGTGGATTCATTGACGATACCATCTTTTGCAAAGCGGCGTGGAATAGTCCTGAGCTCCGTGGcatcatcaatgaaatcatgAACGACAAGCTCACGATTCCTCACCAATTTTCCCTTTCTCATGTCAATGTTTCACTTGCCGATAGTAGCAAGCCGCAATTAGATCCCGACGTGGATTACAAAGCCTTGAAAAGCGTTAACGACAAGATGGCTGCCGGTGTCAACTGGCACTACGATTCTCCACCACTTGTGTGTGTGGTGATGCTCAGTGCGCCCGAAGAGATGATTGGAGGTGAGACGGGAATACGGCTTGGAGACGAGTCCATTCTCCGGATTCCTAACACCACTGTTGGCTGTGCCACTATGCTTCAGGGTCGTGTCATCAAGCACATTGCCACTAAGCCCGTGAACAATTTTGATAGAATCACCTACGTTACCAGTTTTATTCCTGAGGATCCCAACCGGTATGACCTGACATGTGCCACCACCGAAAGGCCAGCCGTCGCCACGTCTTTTACCAACGATCGGTTCTATCCCTTGTATCTCGGTTACCGGTTTGACAGAGTCGAAAAAAGACTAAGTCAGTATCGCCAAAtgttgttgcaaaattATGAGAAGGGTGCAAAATTTGACCAGGGCAAGGCACTAGAGTTCATGCGAGACATTGAACAATATTTAAGAACCGGGTACCAGGactttgaagttttggGTGATAAAGAGTTTCCTCCACCATTATTTAAGAAGACGTATAGTGAATTGTAG